One window of Quercus robur chromosome 12, dhQueRobu3.1, whole genome shotgun sequence genomic DNA carries:
- the LOC126709402 gene encoding receptor-like cytosolic serine/threonine-protein kinase RBK2, translating to MKKKVDYSSPVGVLEDYFKSSESETCSSKEHNVDYEVQQHSKPTSRWHGFVQLLRSRSKKSLATMHPLSVMKLSRRISGSMREAKAMFPSFCADTDLNYTGLPWKNFTLYELQTATNYFSHENLIGKGGYAEVYKGCLRDGRLVAIKRQTKGTADEIIGDFLSELGIMAHVNHPNTAKLIGYGTEGGMHLVLELSPHGSLASLLYGSKKKLGWGIRYKIALGTAKGLVYLHEGCQKRIIHRDIKAANILLTEEYEPQICDFGLAKWLPKEWTHHTVSKFEGTFGYLAPEFLLHGIVDEKTDVFAFGVLLLELVTGRRALDYSQQSVVLWAKPLLKKNHIRELVDPALSDDYNSRQLNLVLLVSSLCIQQSSIRRPSMSQVLQLLNGDLSCLKCMKSSRTAFFQRAFHEEFIGAEECNPIKT from the exons ATGAAAAAGAAGGTAGATTATTCTTCTCCTGTTGGAGTTCTTGAGGACTATTTTAAGAGCTCAGAATCTGAAACATGTTCTTCAAAAGAACACAATGTAGACTATGAAGTGCAACAACACTCAAAGCCCACTTCTCGTTGGCATGGATTTGTCCAATTATTAAGAAGTAGATCCAAAAAATCACTGGCCACAATGCATCCTCTCAGTGTCATGAAGCTCTCAAGAAGAATTAGTGGTAGTATGAGGGAGGCCAAAGCTATGTTTCCAAGCTTTTGTGCAGATACTGATTTGAACTATACTGGATTACCATGGAAGAATTTTACCTTGTATGAGCTACAAACTGCAACCAACTATTTCAGTCATG AAAACCTGATTGGAAAGGGTGGTTATGCTGAAGTTTACAAGGGGTGTTTACGAGATGGAAGACTTGTAGCAATCAAACGTCAAACAAAGGGAACAGCTGACGAGATTATAGGGGACTTCTTATCTGAGCTTGGTATAATGGCCCATGTGAACCATCCAAATACTGCCAAGTTAATTGGCTATGGGACTGAAGGAGGAATGCACCTTGTTCTTGAACTATCTCCACATGGGAGCTTAGCTTCTCTGCTTTATG GTTCAAAGAAAAAGCTGGGATGGGGTATTAGGTATAAGATTGCATTAGGGACAGCTAAAGGTTTAGTATATCTTCATGAGGGTTGTCAAAAAAGAATCATCCACAGAGACATTAAAGCTGCAAACATTTTGCTTACAGAGGAGTATGAGCCTCAG ATATGTGATTTTGGACTTGCAAAATGGCTACCAAAGGAGTGGACTCATCATActgtttcaaaatttgaaggCACATTTGG GTATCTTGCTCCTGAGTTCTTACTGCATGGGATAGTAGATGAAAAAACTGATGTCTTTGCTTTTGGTGTGCTGTTATTGGAACTAGTCACAGGACGCCGAGCACTAGATTACTCACAGCAAAGCGTTGTTTTGTGG GCAAAACCCTTGCTGAAGAAGAATCACATTAGGGAGCTTGTTGATCCTGCTCTATCTGATGACTACAACTCTCGACAGTTGAATCTTGTGCTCTTGGTTTCCTCTTTATGCATACAACAGTCATCAATTCGACGGCCTTCTATGAGTCAG GTTCTACAGCTTCTTAATGGCGACCTTAGCTGCTTGAAATGCATGAAAAGCAGTCGAACAGCATTCTTCCAGAGAGCTTTCCATGAAGAGTTTATTGGTGCAGAAGAGTGCAACCCAATTAAGACTTAG
- the LOC126708240 gene encoding uncharacterized protein LOC126708240, which produces MDIDGGNSDGEERSSEGTSEGTVDNRPFILPEDWAVNKFLPGMSGKVFRELRIRYQIPDHIPLRLPREGERCYSGRTADVGMYDAMFAAGLRLPLTALHRQLADFLGISVTQVAPNAWRTFIGAEILWGSFSGGHRQLTLGEFFYCYRPHHIASSKGTYHFNAREKGLRLVSDMPDSNRNWKSRYFFVEGTDWVCRQEEWATMPSGYFDNTWAFVKDSAYTRPHITDEQEEFIHRILEIPLEDRKCRDLITLDTLHLYCGGPNPSAEARRLEEFARRRK; this is translated from the exons ATGGATATTGACGGAGGAAATAGTGACGGGGAGGAGAGATCCAGTGAAGGAACCTCGGAGGGTACCGTAGataaccgtcccttcattctTCCTGAGGATTGGGCCGTCAACAAATTTTTGCCTGGGATGAGTGGTAAAGTTTTTAGGGAGTTACGGATCCGTTATCAGATCCCAGACCACATCCCCCTCCGTCTCCCTAGAGAGGGTGAGAGGTGTTACTCCGGGCGGACAGCGGACGTTGGCATGTATGACGCCATGTTTGCTGCCGGCCTGAGGTTACCGTTGACGGCTCTTCACCGTCAACTAGCTGACTTCCTTGGAATATCCGTCACCCAGGTTGccccaaacgcctggaggacttTTATAGGAGCTGAAATCCTGTGGGGCAGCTTTAGTGGAGGGCACCGTCAGCTTACACTCggagaatttttttattgctataGGCCTCATCACATTGCCTCGTCTAAGGGGACTTATCATTTTAATGCCCGAGAGAAAGGGCTACGGTTAGTGTCAGATATGCCTGACTcaaataggaactggaagagtAGGTATTTTTTCGTTGaggggacggactgggtgtgCCGTCAGGAGGAGTGGGCGACGATGCCCAGTGGTTACTTTGACAATACCTGGGCCTTTGTCAAGGATTCAG ctTATACCCGTCCGCATATAACTGACGAGCAGGAGGAGTTCATCCATCGGATTCTAGAAATTCCTTTGGAGGACCGTAAGTGCAGGGATTTGATTACCCTTGACACCCTCCATCTATACTGTGGGGGCCCAAATCCGTCAGCGGAAGCTCGTAGGTTGGAGGAGTTTGCGCGACGGCGTAAGTAG
- the LOC126708241 gene encoding uncharacterized protein LOC126708241, whose product MDSAKQRIRAAAARQKEERKAKEAGGEASSTPTAVAKVAKRKPDGSDGRPSKKPAVTPSVEPLKEKSPPTSGHGAGKGVMTSAGPVTEGPCRLLTHKEYAVGEVESLIKPTDMEPCDQVGTEDLGASALFDLSRALVRVKALRDRCVAKEGVVSRVRSHNKNLLNQQAQYKEAVRLLNQELQEVKEKLTTVSGENVKLQGEVTALEEKLQTAGADAIGHFKTSQSFIDSCGQYYGTGFDDCLRQVASAFPELDLSGISMDDGDDVSLQPEPTPERDGSVVLAQPAANPTASDSPTVIVDVEDHQADGNPADAPPA is encoded by the exons ATGGATTCTGCGAAGCAAAGGATACGGGCTGCCGCAGCTCGTCAGAAGGAGGAGAGGAAGGCCAAGGAAGCAGGGGGGGAAGCCTCGTCAACCCCCACGGCCGTCGCCAAAGTGGCGAAGAGGAAACCTGACGGGAGTGACGGCCGTCCCTCAAAAAAGCCTGCCGTCACTCCGTCAGTCGAACCATTGAAGGAAAAGTCCCCTCCGACGTCTGGCCATGGTGCGGGAAAGGGGGTGATGACTTCTGCTGGTCCCGTCACTGAGGGTCCGTGCCGTCTCCTAACCCACAAAGAATATGCCGTCGGGGAGGTTGAGTCCCTGATAAAACCAACGGACATGGAGCCCTGTGATCAAGTAGGGACGGAGGATTTAGGGGCGTCGGCCCTCTTTGATCTCTCCAGG gccttggttcgtgtCAAAGCCCTCCGTGACCGTTGCGTGGCGAAGGAGGGGGTCGTCAGTCGAGTTCGCAGCCATAACAAGAACTTGCTGAATCAGCAGGCTCAGTATAAGGAAGCCGTCCGTCTTCTTAACCAGGAGCTGCAGGAAGTCAAGGAGAAACTGACGACGGTCAGTGGCGAGAACGTCAAGCTCCAAGGAGAGGTGACGGCTCTGGAGGAGAAGTTACAGACGGCGGGGGCTGACGCGATTGGACACTTCAAAACGTCGCAGTCATTTATTGACTCATGTGGTCAATATTACGGCACTGGGTTCGATGACTGCCTTCGACAGGTCGCGTCGGCCTTCCCAGAGCTGGACTTATCTGGGATTTCAATGGATGATGGAGACGACGTCTCTCTTCAACCAGAACCCACTCCGGAGCGTGACGGCTCGGTAGTCCTGGCTCAGCCTGCTGCTAATCCTACAGCTTCAGATTCTCCAACCGTTATCGTGGATGTTGAAGATCATCAGGCTGACGGAAATCCTGCTGACGCTCCTCCTGCTTAA